A single genomic interval of Candidatus Uhrbacteria bacterium harbors:
- a CDS encoding putative metal-binding motif-containing protein, which yields MPACPGAEEALCDGMDTNCSGDSFPLEADNDGDGYAECGGDCSDLNPSIHPGGNETCDGTDNDCDGETDETADDDGDGYLSAISCATGDDCDDTNSAIHPGASESCNGVDQNCNGMGDEPYTTYYFDGDGDGFAANGAASQSLCAPAGSYSALVTGDCADGSANTYPGAYELCDGTVDNDCDGLLDYSEGCNLATLTFYDDDCNLGCSTTCPVGSGTGYLDFVSVEDGIVTNLPTNIDNQAAQVDVLVNVSCASGYDINIEVYADDACSVLLYTYFFPCTWNNAAINLNCPSSANADDNVECVVVFLN from the coding sequence ATGCCTGCGTGCCCGGGTGCGGAAGAGGCTCTCTGCGACGGGATGGACACGAACTGCTCCGGCGACTCGTTTCCTTTGGAAGCAGACAACGACGGCGACGGGTATGCCGAGTGCGGGGGCGACTGCAGCGACCTCAATCCGTCCATCCATCCTGGCGGCAACGAGACGTGCGATGGCACCGACAACGACTGCGACGGCGAGACGGACGAGACAGCCGACGACGATGGCGATGGGTACTTGAGCGCGATCTCGTGCGCCACCGGAGATGACTGCGATGACACGAACAGCGCCATCCATCCCGGCGCCTCCGAGTCTTGCAACGGAGTGGACCAGAACTGCAACGGCATGGGCGATGAACCCTACACGACGTACTACTTCGACGGTGACGGCGACGGGTTCGCCGCTAACGGGGCCGCTTCTCAGTCGCTGTGCGCGCCCGCCGGTTCCTACAGTGCACTCGTCACCGGGGACTGCGCGGACGGGAGCGCAAACACCTACCCAGGCGCCTACGAGCTCTGCGATGGCACTGTGGACAATGATTGCGACGGCCTCCTCGACTACTCCGAAGGCTGCAACCTTGCAACCCTGACCTTCTACGACGACGATTGCAACCTGGGCTGCTCAACGACGTGCCCGGTGGGAAGCGGTACTGGTTACCTCGATTTTGTCTCCGTCGAGGATGGGATAGTTACCAATCTCCCCACGAACATCGACAACCAGGCAGCACAGGTAGATGTCCTTGTGAATGTAAGTTGCGCGAGCGGATACGACATCAACATCGAAGTCTACGCGGACGACGCGTGTTCGGTGTTGCTCTACACGTACTTCTTCCCCTGCACGTGGAACAACGCCGCCATCAACCTGAACTGCCCGTCCTCCGCCAACGCGGATGACAACGTGGAGTGCGTCGTCGTCTTCCTCAACTAG